Below is a window of Dehalococcoidia bacterium DNA.
GCCTCGCCAGGGGAGCTCCCCGATGTTCTCGCCCCGGCACCCGCCTCTCCCGCAGCACCTAAGAAATTTCGCTTCCTTTCCCGACGTCCACTTCATCATCAAGGGTTGGACTTCGGTGATCCATTGGACACCGACGTCTACGAGCTGCCGCCGGGAGAGCTGGCTAGGCTGCGGACGGTGCCTGGCAGCCTGGACGAGGCGCTGCGGGAGCTGGAGGCCGACCACGAGTTCCTGCTGCGGGGCTGGGGTTTTCACCTCAGACCTGTTGGGGACGCGGCTGGAGTACAAAAGGCGACGCGAGGTGGACCCCATACGGCTGCGCCCCCATCCCTACGAGTTCTACCTTTACTACGACATATAGAGGTAACACTGCTACCACATCTTCACCTGGTGGATCGACGAGCGGCAGCTACCGCGCTATCTCCCAGGCTTAAGGGGGTCATGGCTAAGGGTTCGCCTCTCCATCCCGTAGCGGTATCACCACCCGCACCTCGGTGCCCTGGCCGGGGGAGGAATGGATCTCCAGCTGCCCTCCCAGGAGATGGGCCCGCTCCCGCATGGAGAGTATGCCCAGATGGCCATGGCTGCCATTCTCTTCACTCCATTGGATGCCACGGCCGAAGTCCCGCACTGAGAGGTGCAACGCCTGGCCCGCGCGCCACAGCCTTACCTCTATGCGCCCGGTGCCCGAGTGCTTGACAGCATTGTTGATGGCCTCCTGAACGATCCTTAAAAGGGCCGATTCCCGGGGATAGGCCATGCGCCATTCCCCACAGCTCACCTCCAGGTGGGTCTCGATGCCCCAGTTGTCCCGCACCGCCTGCAGAATGGAGGCCAACGCCTTGGGAAGACCGCCCTCTTTCAGCTCCTGAGGGCTGAGGTGGGAGATGATGTAACGCGCCTCCTGCAAGGCCCGCTGCAGATTTTGAAGGGCCCGCTCCAGGTGGGCGTCAGGACGGCGGTGGCACCGGGCATGCGTCTCCAAGAACGCTAAGGCCGCCGCCATGGACTGGATGGGCCCGTCGTGGAAGTCGTACCCCACGCGGCGTCTTTCCTCGTCTTGGGCTGCCAGCAGGCGCAAAAGGGCCTCGTCCCTCTCGGCCTCCGCCTGGCGCCGAGCCGTAACGTCCTGGGCTGTGATGACCCATCCTTCCGCCCCCTGGCCCCCCTGCACCGGCACCACCATGGCCTCCGTTACCAGCCAGCGGCCATCGCATGTCCGTATCCTGACCTCCAACTTATGCCGACGGGCCAAGGCCTTAGAGCTCAGGACACGATAGAGGCGGTGCCAGTCCTGGGGGTGGACGAACTCCCGGACATGGCGGCCCAAGACCTCGCGGCGTCTCCAGCCGCTTAGCTCCTCCACCGCCGGGTTCACCTCCAATACACTGCCTGTGCCGTCCACGAAGACCACCATGTCCTGCACGTGGTCCAAAAGAAGGCGCATCTCCTGCTCCGACCTTTCAGCCCTCTGACGTGCCGCCTCCTTCTCCTGGGCCTCTCGCTCCAGCTGCTGCCGCAGGGTCCGCTCCTTCTCCAGCTGCCGTCTGAGGGCCCCGCTCATGGCGGAGACGGCCCCCGAGACCACCAGGAAGGAGATGGGGCGTATGAGCCCCTCCAGCCCCTGGGAGAAGGCCTGGATGTTCAAAAAGCCATGGTGGCTTGGCACCAGCCCGGCCACCACCGCCAAGACCACAGCCGCAGGCAAGGGCAAGGAGAAGGCGGCCATCGCCAGCACAGGGTAGTAAAGGTTCACGTAGACGTTGGGCAGGCCCCCCGTGGCGTCCACCATAATGCCCACTTCGAAGATGCCGATGAGGCTGGCAACGAAGATGACGAGCCCCGTACGAACGTCCACCCAAGAAGGGGAACGCCACCAGGCCATGACCTTCCCAGGCCCCCAGGGCCTCGCCCTACCCGCCGGTGCCACGTCCAATATCTGCTCCATCTAATCTGCTCCACCTAATCGGGAGACGCCTATGGCCATTAGGATGTTTCACATGGCCATACAGGCCTTTTTTCGTCCCCCTTTTGGCTACGCTCTGAGTACATCTGCCTAGCAACGGTAGAGGGGCCAGGGGCAACTCCTAAGTGGACATGGGGTGGTTGCGGTGCCTAGGGACGGCGGCGGTGGTGGCGGCCTTGGCCTTTGCTTGGGCCAGGGCCCACCCCCTGGGAGGGGTAGCTGACCAGTGGGGGCGCCCGCTACTGGTGGAGCGTGTCCACTTCGTCCTGCACGATGGTGACCCCTCCCTGCTAGAGGCCGTGCACCTTCGCCTTTCCCTCCCCGTGGACCCCCAATGGCAGGTCCAGGTGCGCTTGGGAGCCGGGCCCTGGCACCTCTGCCGTGCCCAGGAGCAGGAGGCCCTGTGTCCTCTCAGCCCACCCTTGCCCTTAAGGGTCGTCAACAGGATCGAGGTGCGGGCTGTGCCTCGACCTCAGGCCTGAGCGAACTGGCGCGCCAGCTCGGCACAGGTGTCCAGGTATGGGAGCACCTCCTGGGCGGAGCCTGGTCGCAGCCAGAATATACACCGCTCCACACCCAGGCGGGCCAGCTCCTCCAGGACCTGGGGGCGGGCGGAGACGCCGAAGGCGGTGACGGGGATAGGGCCCCGCCCAGCCTCCTGGGCCAGGGACTGCAGCTCCCTTATACGCTCGCCCAGCCTCTCCTCCCGGGAGATGATAGGCATCCAGCCATCACCCCACTCCACCACCCTTCGCAGGACTTGGCGGCCATGTCCGCCCACCCAGATGGGGGGGTGGGGCTTCTGCACCGGCTTGGGCCAAGACCAGATGCGCTCAAACCGCACAAACCGCCCCTGGAACTCCGCCTCCTCCTGCGTCCATATGGCCTTCATGGCCAGGATGCTCTCCCGCATGACCTGCCAACGGTGGCGGGGATGGACGCCATGGTGCTCCATCTCCTCCTCGTTCCAACCTGCCCCCACCCCGAAGATGAAGCGGCCTCCTGATACCAGGTCTAAGGTGGCCACCCGCTTGGCCAGGGAGATGGGGTGATGCTGGGGCACCAGGCAAACGCCCGTGCCCACCTTGAGCTCCTTGGTGACAGCGGCCGCCACAGCGGCGGCCACAAAGGGGTCGAGGGTGTGACGATACTCCTCGGGCAGCTCTCCTCCCCCAGGCCAAGGGGTACGGCGAGAGGTGGGGATGTGGGTATGCTCGGGAAACAGAAGCCACTCGAAACCCCGTTCCTCTGCCGCCCGCGCCAACTCCGCCGGCCCTATGGAGTAATCGGTGACGAACATGAAGACGCCAAACTTCATCCTCCAACCTCCAAAGGCGTGTTACTTTACTGGAAACTTTAGCAGGAGGTGACCTGGGCTGTCTACGGCGTCCCTATCTGGTAGCTGGAGAAGGTCTCCCACAGCCTTATGGCCGCCGGCCCCAACAGGACCAGCATCATGGCAGGGAAGATGAGGAACACCAGGGGGAAGACCATCTTCACCGGCGCCTGCTGAGCCATGGCCTCCGCTCGCTGACGCCTCTGCATGCGGAGGTAATCGGCTTGGACACGCAGGGTGTTGGCGATGCCAACCCCCAGCTGCTCCGCCTGGACGATGGCCGTGAGGAAGGTGTTGAGCTCGTCCACCCCACACCGTCGCCCCATATCAATCAGCGCCTCCTGGCGAGCCCGGCCTAGGGAGATCTCATGCAACGTCTTACGCACCTCTTGGGCCAGCGGCCCAGGCTGCCTCTCGGCCACGCGTGCCATGGCCGCCTCCAGCCCCAATCCCGCCTCCACACTGATGGCCACGAGGTCGCAGAAGTCGGGCAGGGCGCGGAGGATGAGGCGCTGACGTCTGGTGGCCCGCCCTTGCAGCCAGAGGATGGGCCCTACCACGCCTGGGACGAGGGCCAGCAGGGCTATGACGGGCACCACCATAAGCGGCAGCCCAGCGAGCATCGCCACCACTGTAAACATCAGGGGGGCGGCCAGCGCGCCCATGACCCACTGGACTAAGAAGGAGGCAGGCGATAGGTTGAGCCCTGCCCGCTCCAACGAGCGGCCCAGATCCCGCACTATCTGGTCCGGCATGATGGAGCCCAGCCGCCTCTCCAGCCAGCCCAGCATGGGCACCAGTAACCTCCGGGCCAGGGACGCCACCTCATCCTTATGCCGAGAGGTCACCGCCTGGGGTTTCACCCTCTGGGCGAGGCTTTGCCCCCCCATCCCAAGGAGGCCCATGGCCCCAAAGGCCACCGCCATCCCGACTAGGACCGCCGCCAGCGCCTCCACCCCTCACACCTCCACCCTCAAGATCCTGCGGATGGCCATGACACCCAGGACCTCCATGACCGCCGCTGTCATCAGCAGGGCACGCCCCACCATGGTGGTAAAGAGAAGACCGCCATAGCTAGGGTTAATGGCCATGAGGACCATGACAAGGAAAACAGGCAAGGAACCAATGACGACGGCCGAGAGGCGCTGCTGGCTGGTCAGGGCCTTTATCTCCCCCCTGATCCTGGCCCGCTCCCG
It encodes the following:
- a CDS encoding PAS domain S-box protein, whose product is MAWWRSPSWVDVRTGLVIFVASLIGIFEVGIMVDATGGLPNVYVNLYYPVLAMAAFSLPLPAAVVLAVVAGLVPSHHGFLNIQAFSQGLEGLIRPISFLVVSGAVSAMSGALRRQLEKERTLRQQLEREAQEKEAARQRAERSEQEMRLLLDHVQDMVVFVDGTGSVLEVNPAVEELSGWRRREVLGRHVREFVHPQDWHRLYRVLSSKALARRHKLEVRIRTCDGRWLVTEAMVVPVQGGQGAEGWVITAQDVTARRQAEAERDEALLRLLAAQDEERRRVGYDFHDGPIQSMAAALAFLETHARCHRRPDAHLERALQNLQRALQEARYIISHLSPQELKEGGLPKALASILQAVRDNWGIETHLEVSCGEWRMAYPRESALLRIVQEAINNAVKHSGTGRIEVRLWRAGQALHLSVRDFGRGIQWSEENGSHGHLGILSMRERAHLLGGQLEIHSSPGQGTEVRVVIPLRDGEANP
- a CDS encoding LLM class F420-dependent oxidoreductase, whose amino-acid sequence is MKFGVFMFVTDYSIGPAELARAAEERGFEWLLFPEHTHIPTSRRTPWPGGGELPEEYRHTLDPFVAAAVAAAVTKELKVGTGVCLVPQHHPISLAKRVATLDLVSGGRFIFGVGAGWNEEEMEHHGVHPRHRWQVMRESILAMKAIWTQEEAEFQGRFVRFERIWSWPKPVQKPHPPIWVGGHGRQVLRRVVEWGDGWMPIISREERLGERIRELQSLAQEAGRGPIPVTAFGVSARPQVLEELARLGVERCIFWLRPGSAQEVLPYLDTCAELARQFAQA
- a CDS encoding type II secretion system F family protein, translated to MEALAAVLVGMAVAFGAMGLLGMGGQSLAQRVKPQAVTSRHKDEVASLARRLLVPMLGWLERRLGSIMPDQIVRDLGRSLERAGLNLSPASFLVQWVMGALAAPLMFTVVAMLAGLPLMVVPVIALLALVPGVVGPILWLQGRATRRQRLILRALPDFCDLVAISVEAGLGLEAAMARVAERQPGPLAQEVRKTLHEISLGRARQEALIDMGRRCGVDELNTFLTAIVQAEQLGVGIANTLRVQADYLRMQRRQRAEAMAQQAPVKMVFPLVFLIFPAMMLVLLGPAAIRLWETFSSYQIGTP